From Curtobacterium sp. SGAir0471, the proteins below share one genomic window:
- a CDS encoding glycoside hydrolase family 36 protein produces MPAGPVALLHPFGPTAEFYRHGWNSWSPSGWTRLDGDTIGIKDSPERLLTADDATNETPHAHSGSAVGAVTSPDGGTLLVGSLGLGTPRVGADGNVLWARSEHDDAEWFVAHGTEQDVFAAYADQVAERLGRRTARAGTVWSSWYSYYEDITEERIARAAADLEGYPVDVFQMDDGWEPVVGDWTAGPDFPSGMAATARTIARHAFRPGIWLAPLIALPGSTIATERPDLLVAGDDGRPLVTGHNWGSHYHSLDTTHPEVLDHLRGVFDRITADGYSYLKLDFMYAGAVGGHRHVDLPREQAYRQAIEHVRATVGDDVYLLGCGVPMIPSVGVFNGARVGPDVAPFWDNAERVGDPSGEGARNALVSSVNRVWMRRLYEVDPDSVYFRSERNLLGPDERRALQDTAAVLGFRSMSDPVDWLRPEERAEAADWLGGTAVVEQLGRYVFRVDDRVVDLTPSVTGERAVDAASFIG; encoded by the coding sequence GTGCCGGCGGGTCCCGTCGCGCTGCTCCACCCGTTCGGTCCCACGGCCGAGTTCTACCGGCACGGCTGGAACTCGTGGAGTCCGAGCGGATGGACGCGGCTCGACGGCGACACGATCGGGATCAAGGACAGCCCCGAACGCCTGCTGACCGCCGACGACGCCACGAACGAGACCCCGCACGCCCACTCCGGCAGCGCAGTGGGAGCGGTGACCAGCCCGGACGGCGGCACACTGCTCGTCGGATCGCTCGGGCTCGGCACCCCGCGGGTCGGCGCCGACGGCAACGTCCTGTGGGCGAGGAGCGAGCACGACGACGCGGAGTGGTTCGTCGCACACGGCACCGAGCAGGACGTCTTCGCCGCCTACGCCGACCAGGTCGCGGAGCGGCTCGGCCGCCGCACCGCCCGCGCCGGCACGGTGTGGAGCAGCTGGTACTCGTACTACGAGGACATCACCGAAGAGCGGATCGCCCGTGCGGCAGCCGACCTCGAGGGGTACCCGGTCGACGTCTTCCAGATGGACGACGGTTGGGAGCCGGTCGTCGGGGACTGGACGGCCGGGCCGGACTTCCCGAGCGGGATGGCGGCCACGGCACGGACCATCGCGCGGCACGCCTTCCGTCCGGGCATCTGGCTCGCGCCGCTGATCGCCCTGCCCGGCTCGACGATCGCCACCGAGCGCCCCGACCTGCTCGTGGCCGGTGACGACGGCCGTCCGCTCGTCACCGGGCACAACTGGGGGTCGCACTACCACTCGCTCGACACGACGCACCCGGAGGTGCTCGACCACCTCCGCGGGGTCTTCGACCGCATCACCGCGGACGGCTACAGCTACCTGAAGCTCGACTTCATGTACGCCGGCGCCGTCGGCGGACACCGACACGTCGACCTGCCCCGCGAACAGGCCTACCGGCAGGCGATCGAGCACGTCCGGGCCACCGTCGGCGACGACGTCTACCTGCTCGGGTGCGGGGTGCCGATGATCCCCTCGGTCGGGGTGTTCAACGGCGCCCGCGTCGGCCCGGACGTCGCACCGTTCTGGGACAACGCCGAACGCGTGGGCGACCCGTCCGGCGAGGGCGCGCGCAACGCGCTCGTGTCCTCGGTCAACCGGGTGTGGATGCGGCGGCTGTACGAGGTGGACCCGGACTCGGTCTACTTCCGGAGCGAGCGGAACCTGCTCGGACCGGACGAGCGTCGGGCGCTGCAGGACACCGCGGCGGTGCTCGGGTTCCGGTCGATGTCCGACCCCGTCGACTGGCTCCGGCCGGAGGAGCGTGCCGAGGCCGCGGACTGGCTCGGCGGGACCGCGGTGGTCGAGCAGCTCGGCCGGTACGTCTTCCGTGTCGACGACCGGGTGGTCGACCTCACCCCGTCCGTCACCGGGGAGCGGGCGGTCGACGCGGCGTCCTTCATCGGCTGA
- a CDS encoding N-acetylglucosamine kinase translates to MTVFLGMDGGGTKTAFLLTDGEGTTLAESRQPTCYWFDAGTGLVGDNVRAGVDAVTAAAGITPADITSAYFGIPGHGESSRDTPVLDALPAAVLGHDRYSCGNDMIGGWAGSLAGRDGVNVIAGTGSMAYGERGGSAHRVGGWSEVFGDEGSAYWVAVQGLNAFSRMADGRLPRGPLHALLRERVGVTEDLDTIGVVMEEWGADRGTIADLAKVVVAAADAGDEAAADALHRAAAELTNLVVTTVRALGFPADEAVPVSYSGGLFRAPRFRQEFATALHVEDPHLELVEPRHDPTVGSVLVAMRRAGAPIPERFAADATPAISSAVAR, encoded by the coding sequence ATGACCGTCTTCCTCGGCATGGACGGCGGCGGCACCAAGACCGCGTTCCTGCTCACCGACGGCGAGGGCACCACGCTCGCCGAGTCACGGCAGCCGACCTGCTACTGGTTCGACGCGGGTACCGGTCTCGTCGGCGACAACGTCCGAGCCGGCGTCGACGCGGTGACGGCGGCGGCCGGCATCACCCCGGCGGACATCACCTCCGCGTACTTCGGGATCCCCGGACACGGGGAGTCGAGTCGGGACACCCCCGTGCTCGACGCCCTCCCCGCGGCGGTACTCGGCCACGACCGGTACTCCTGCGGCAACGACATGATCGGCGGGTGGGCCGGCTCCCTGGCGGGTCGGGACGGCGTGAACGTGATCGCCGGCACCGGCTCGATGGCCTACGGCGAGCGCGGCGGCAGCGCCCACCGCGTCGGTGGCTGGAGCGAGGTCTTCGGTGACGAGGGCTCCGCGTACTGGGTCGCGGTGCAGGGGCTCAACGCGTTCTCGCGGATGGCGGACGGACGGCTGCCCCGGGGTCCGCTGCACGCCCTCCTGCGCGAGCGGGTCGGGGTGACCGAGGACCTCGACACGATCGGCGTCGTCATGGAGGAGTGGGGGGCGGACCGCGGCACGATCGCCGACCTGGCGAAGGTGGTCGTCGCAGCCGCCGACGCCGGCGACGAGGCCGCTGCCGACGCCCTGCACCGTGCCGCGGCGGAGCTCACGAACCTCGTCGTCACGACCGTCCGCGCGCTCGGCTTCCCCGCCGACGAGGCCGTCCCGGTGTCGTACTCCGGCGGGCTCTTCCGGGCGCCGCGGTTCCGCCAGGAGTTCGCCACCGCCCTGCACGTCGAGGACCCGCACCTCGAACTCGTCGAGCCGCGCCACGACCCGACCGTCGGCAGTGTCCTCGTCGCGATGCGCCGCGCCGGGGCACCGATCCCCGAGCGGTTCGCCGCCGACGCCACCCCGGCGATCAGCTCCGCCGTGGCGCGCTGA
- a CDS encoding SIS domain-containing protein encodes MTTSAPAPAPVRADETATHREILQQPDSWQRLVASLDDRRAELDAFLQPLLADPELRIVLTGAGTSAFVGDIASVDLRRHLGRRVESIATTDVVADPHGSLGAPGRVLLVSFARSGNSPESVAATRVVDDVAPGTHHLVVTCDPAGALAREHRGKEGSFVLEMPSETNDTGFAMTSSFSTMLLAVLLAFRPELVAGTGALVAAARTIAGLEARIASLAEGTERVVYLGSGALQGLARESALKLLELTAGGVVSFFDTPLGFRHGPKAVAGAHTLVVVYGSADPYTARYDADILRELRADGAVRVVSVGGDADDERSFPLDDLAGLDDALRSVALVGFAQLLALATSVAHGCTPDNPFPGGTVNRVVQGVTIHDHREGAARP; translated from the coding sequence GTGACCACCTCCGCCCCCGCCCCCGCCCCCGTCCGCGCCGACGAGACCGCGACCCACCGCGAGATCCTGCAGCAGCCCGACAGCTGGCAGCGCCTCGTGGCCTCGCTCGACGACCGCCGCGCCGAGCTGGACGCCTTCCTGCAGCCGCTGCTCGCCGACCCGGAGCTGCGCATCGTGCTCACCGGGGCCGGCACCTCGGCGTTCGTCGGGGACATCGCGAGCGTCGACCTGCGCCGCCACCTCGGCCGTCGCGTCGAGTCGATCGCCACGACCGACGTGGTCGCCGACCCGCACGGGTCGCTCGGTGCCCCGGGCCGGGTGCTCCTGGTCTCCTTCGCCCGCTCGGGCAACAGCCCGGAGAGCGTCGCCGCGACCCGCGTCGTCGACGACGTCGCGCCCGGCACGCACCACCTGGTCGTCACGTGCGACCCCGCCGGCGCCCTCGCCCGTGAGCACCGGGGGAAGGAAGGGTCGTTCGTCCTCGAGATGCCGTCGGAGACGAACGACACCGGCTTCGCGATGACGTCCAGCTTCTCGACGATGCTGCTGGCCGTGCTCCTGGCCTTCCGGCCGGAGCTCGTGGCCGGTACCGGCGCGCTGGTCGCCGCGGCCCGGACGATCGCCGGCCTGGAGGCACGGATCGCCTCGCTCGCGGAGGGCACCGAACGCGTGGTCTACCTGGGCAGCGGTGCGCTGCAGGGCCTGGCACGCGAGTCGGCGCTGAAGCTGCTCGAGCTCACCGCCGGCGGGGTCGTGTCGTTCTTCGACACCCCGCTCGGGTTCCGGCACGGTCCGAAGGCCGTCGCGGGTGCCCACACCCTGGTGGTCGTGTACGGCTCGGCCGACCCGTACACGGCGCGGTACGACGCGGACATCCTCCGTGAACTCCGTGCGGACGGGGCCGTCCGGGTCGTGTCCGTCGGCGGCGACGCGGACGACGAGCGCTCCTTCCCGCTCGACGACCTGGCGGGCCTCGACGACGCACTCCGGAGCGTCGCCCTCGTCGGCTTCGCGCAGCTCCTGGCCCTCGCCACGTCGGTCGCGCACGGGTGCACGCCGGACAACCCGTTCCCGGGCGGCACGGTCAACCGCGTCGTCCAGGGCGTGACCATCCACGACCACCGCGAGGGAGCCGCCCGACCATGA
- a CDS encoding D-tagatose-bisphosphate aldolase, class II, non-catalytic subunit, with amino-acid sequence MNPITALVARHRAGSGEGITSVCSANPYVLRASMRQALEDDAPLLVEATSNQVDQFGGYTGMTPADFRRAVLDLADAEGFPAERLILGGDHLGPNTWQDRPAAEAMPLAVDLVRAYVAAGYTKIHLDCSMPLQGETAPLTDAVVAERAAVLLAAAESAATDAGIDRDGIVYVIGTEVPTPGGAKETLHDLEPTPATAAVGTLDVHRAAFERAGLADVWPRVVALVVQPAVEFDHLQVIDYVPEATAALQEVIEATPGLVYEAHSTDYQTPEALRALVDDHWAVLKVGPGLTFGLREGLFALDALESELVPEGSATDLRGVVERRMLAEPGRWERYYEGDEHEQRIARTYSYSDRMRYYWPDSEVTAATEALLGSLDEVGIPLPLLSQYLPVQYERVREGLLPNRAEDIVLDRVRDVLRPYSAAVAPRSRVADAVPATTSKESL; translated from the coding sequence GTGAACCCCATCACTGCGCTCGTCGCTCGTCACCGTGCCGGATCCGGTGAGGGCATCACCTCGGTCTGCTCGGCGAACCCCTACGTGCTGCGGGCCTCGATGCGCCAGGCGCTCGAGGACGACGCACCCCTGCTCGTCGAGGCGACCTCGAACCAGGTCGACCAGTTCGGCGGCTACACCGGCATGACGCCCGCGGACTTCCGCAGGGCGGTGCTCGACCTCGCCGACGCCGAAGGATTCCCGGCCGAGCGGTTGATCCTCGGCGGCGACCACCTCGGCCCGAACACGTGGCAGGACCGCCCTGCTGCCGAGGCCATGCCGCTCGCCGTCGACCTCGTCCGCGCGTACGTCGCCGCCGGCTACACGAAGATCCACCTCGACTGCAGCATGCCGCTGCAGGGCGAGACCGCTCCGCTGACCGACGCCGTCGTCGCCGAGCGGGCCGCGGTGCTGCTCGCCGCCGCGGAGTCCGCCGCGACGGACGCCGGGATCGACCGCGACGGCATCGTCTACGTCATCGGCACCGAGGTCCCGACCCCCGGCGGGGCGAAGGAGACGCTCCACGACCTCGAGCCGACCCCGGCGACCGCGGCGGTCGGCACGCTCGACGTGCACCGTGCCGCGTTCGAGCGTGCCGGGCTCGCCGACGTGTGGCCGCGCGTCGTCGCCCTCGTCGTGCAGCCGGCGGTGGAGTTCGACCACCTGCAGGTCATCGACTACGTCCCGGAGGCCACGGCCGCCCTGCAGGAGGTCATCGAGGCGACGCCCGGGCTGGTGTACGAGGCGCACTCGACCGACTACCAGACGCCCGAGGCGCTCCGTGCGCTGGTCGACGACCACTGGGCGGTGCTCAAGGTCGGCCCGGGTCTGACCTTCGGCCTCCGCGAGGGCCTGTTCGCCCTCGACGCCCTGGAGTCGGAACTCGTACCGGAGGGCTCCGCCACCGACCTGCGCGGTGTCGTCGAGCGCCGGATGCTCGCCGAGCCCGGTCGCTGGGAGCGCTACTACGAGGGCGACGAGCACGAGCAGCGCATCGCCCGCACGTACAGCTACAGCGACCGGATGCGCTACTACTGGCCGGACTCGGAGGTCACCGCCGCGACGGAGGCGCTCCTGGGCAGCCTCGACGAGGTCGGCATCCCGCTCCCGCTGCTGAGCCAGTACCTGCCCGTGCAGTACGAGCGCGTCCGCGAGGGCCTGCTGCCGAACCGTGCCGAGGACATCGTGCTCGACCGGGTCCGTGACGTCCTGCGCCCCTACTCCGCCGCCGTCGCCCCGCGCTCACGCGTCGCCGACGCGGTCCCCGCCACCACCAGCAAGGAGTCCCTGTGA